From a region of the Danaus plexippus chromosome 22 unlocalized genomic scaffold, MEX_DaPlex mxdp_27, whole genome shotgun sequence genome:
- the LOC116773579 gene encoding uncharacterized protein LOC116773579, whose translation MARNAEAEVAKMKMLEERIKAPSIWGRVPCGIRFEDLQDRSYEDAVRLLKNHFLSEEITYRSVKISNEKEATDEFVHNVRIWMKDKMSIAAVKEGTNKLVGVLIMRIQEKSAYSRTFSHVKITHSPQYTQVITFYREIEKGANLFEKLDVKRYLKIYVLALKARYRHRGIAKEMLKAAIGLSESANVPAISGIFTTGRGQQIAEELSFEKFNELYYIRYIINDEIVFWDTGLGNYGAALMAYRIPTVVEPQELQMQPSSRFNIQQPNDDDDDD comes from the exons atggCGAGAAATGCGGAAGCTGAGGTGGCAAAAATGAAAATGCTAGAAGAACGCATCAAGGCGCCATCTATCTGGGGACGTGTGCCCTGCGGCATCAGGTTTGAAGATCTGCAAGACAGGAGCTACGAGGATGCTGTCAGATTATTGAAAAACCATTTCTTATCAGAAGAG ATAACCTACAGATCCGTGAAGATATCCAACGAGAAAGAGGCGACTGATGAATTCGTCCACAATGTTAGGATCTGGATGAAAGACAAAATGTCCATAGCAGCGGTCAAAGAGGGAACAAATAAACTGGTTGGAGTTCTGATCATGAGGATACAGGAGAAAA GCGCATACTCCCGTACATTTAGCCACGTTAAAATAACACACAGCCCTCAATATACGCAAGTGATTACGTTTTATAGAGAAATTGAGAAGGGTGCTAATTTGTTTGAGAAACTTGATGTGAAGCGTTACCTTAAGATATACGTGCTGGCATTGAAAGCTAGATATCGGCATAGGG GTATAGCAAAGGAAATGTTAAAGGCTGCGATAGGGTTGAGTGAAAGTGCCAACGTTCCCGCTATATCTGGCATCTTCACGACGGGTAGAGGCCAGCAGATCGCTGAAGAACTAAGCTTTGAGAAGTTCAacgaattatattacataagatACATCATAAACGACGAG ATAGTTTTCTGGGACACCGGTCTAGGTAATTACGGCGCCGCTCTCATGGCGTACAGGATACCAACGGTAGTTGAGCCCCAGGAACTTCAGATGCAGCCGTCATCACGGTTCAACATACAACAGCcaaatgatgatgatgatgatgattga